ATTTTATTTGGACCAATGGCTGCTTTTGGATTAATGAGCCTGGCCTTTGGGAACATTGTCGCCTATGTAATTTTTGGAGTACTGGGAGCAATCGGAATTATACTTCACCCTCGCCTAATCGACTATTTTACCAAACAATATTTAAAACGAAAACACAAGATGATAGCCGGCTACAAAGCGACCTAGCGAAAGGGAAAGGAAAAAGGCAAATGCTGAAAGCGAATAATAATTAATCAATAAGCAATAATAAAGTCAGGGTGTCAGAGTCTTCGTGCTTCCAGCTTCCGGCTTCAAACTTTTAAATATGATACACGCAATAAATCTACAAAAAGAATACAACGGAACTACCGTATTAAATTTGGCAGAACTCAAGGTTGAAAAAGGACAGGTATTCGGCTTGGTTGGAAATAACGGAGCCGGAAAAACCACTTTATTTTCGCTGGTTCTTGACCTGATTAGAGCCAGCCGCGGAAAGGTTTTAATTAACGATATTCCGGTGGCAAAATCGGAGGACTGGAAAGAATTGGTTTCGGCCTACATCGACGAAAGTTTTACAATTGGATACTTAACTCCCGATGAATATTTTAGTTTTATTGGCGAATTGCGGGGCATGAATCCAAAAGATGTTTCCAATTTTCTGGAAGCTTACACCGATTTTTTCAAAGACGAGATCATTGGAAAAAAGAAATTCATTCGCGACCTATCAAAAGGAAATCAGAAAAAAGTAGGTGTTGTGGGTGCTTTAATGGGCAATCCCGAGGTTATTATTTTGGATGAACCTTTTGCAAATCTCGATCCATCGTCGCAATACCAGCTGCGAAACATTATTAAAGAATTTGCCCGGCAAAAAGAAAAAACCTTACTGATATCGAGTCACGACCTGGACCATGTTGCCGATGTTTGTTCGCGTATTGTAATTCTCGAAAAAGGCGAAATTGTTCGCGATGTGGAAAAAACAGACTCAACGCTTGCTGAACTCGAAGAATTTTTCACAGGTGTTAAAGCCCAACCTGATTTTTTGGAAGAACTGTAA
The sequence above is a segment of the uncultured Draconibacterium sp. genome. Coding sequences within it:
- a CDS encoding ABC transporter ATP-binding protein — translated: MIHAINLQKEYNGTTVLNLAELKVEKGQVFGLVGNNGAGKTTLFSLVLDLIRASRGKVLINDIPVAKSEDWKELVSAYIDESFTIGYLTPDEYFSFIGELRGMNPKDVSNFLEAYTDFFKDEIIGKKKFIRDLSKGNQKKVGVVGALMGNPEVIILDEPFANLDPSSQYQLRNIIKEFARQKEKTLLISSHDLDHVADVCSRIVILEKGEIVRDVEKTDSTLAELEEFFTGVKAQPDFLEEL